A genomic segment from Acyrthosiphon pisum isolate AL4f chromosome A3, pea_aphid_22Mar2018_4r6ur, whole genome shotgun sequence encodes:
- the LOC100160019 gene encoding teneurin-m isoform X4 codes for MSRLNGRLKGSGQGSNAGTMVHLAGDHQHPMDLDFEPSNCVIRTASGSVYIQPDMTKSVLDYKNTSSCSSPSKTDIHKSSERCSLGYGVGMPVLPVRNNLRRPTSSHHFSSASRFQFQKGFASRCSWKCTSIVLIIVCLLMAVALTYITSSNLLRLSYQGPASCSVLVDENGGNGDSLAMPKSLNHTKTSENTGRWRPRDLESRARSKRSLERQRQNHRPLDLLDGGDGDVGANGDGTVVEHDNPVEDSLSSSTLYARTNRALPRQMDDAMMVVKSSSSKRLPPTRKHRKRQASDMIVYRKDSDDDDDGNIMAGSVDIVPLDSEHRIRVNLTIASDDDSAGSPMYALSLSLPRADQVEPVRVPAAVANPPNSVPPLLPSPGAECDCFCPCLGQDDDDDDDGDRMVTANIVSTIPSTFSPIGNTTTDTIWTTEYSTTESPEPTVDVVSCPPPVLLFCDTGSKLFPVRTAPPDGTTFAQITLGDKIDGEIPAFGYWNVQFYHSRAAYVRFNYDFPRGASIAVYGRRNALPTHTQYEILELLNGFQSRQTRSAHPIIKKEVTHYLEPGHWFVSMYNDDGDLTTLTFSASVSQDMTLSCPNGCSGKGECMVGHCQCNPGFSGDDCSDSVCPVLCSQRGEYINGECQCNPGWKGKECNLRHDECEVPDCNGHGYCTNGKCICALGFKGKFCSEVDCPNPNCSGHGVCVEGTCICKKGWKGVNCDEMDKDALQCLPDCSGHGTFDLEAQTCQCEPMWSGEDCSKELCDLDCGTHGHCVGDTCACHSGWSGQYCNLKLCDNRCNEHGQCKNGTCLCVTGWNGKHCTLEGCPNSCSGHGQCRVNSDNVWQCKCSDGWDGLDCNTQLERDCNDNIDNDKDGLMDCEDPECCLNHLCRSSQHCVSSPKPIDILLRKQPPAITASFFERTKFLIEEGSLQNYVRPDTFNESIFWSHFNTSRSAVIRGRVVTSTGMGLMGVRVSTNIAPEGFTLTREDGWFDLLVNGGGAVTLQFGRSPFKAQTQIVNVPWNEIVIIETIVMSLTEDKGIQLSGQACKAHDYDLMKPVVLASWKHGFQGSWSDKSAVLAESQVVQESFQIPGTGLNLVYHSSRSAGYLSTIQLQLTPETIPSTLKLIHLRITIEGILFEKTFEADPVIKYTYAWNRLNVYRQNVYGVTTALVKVGYEYTDCRNIVWDVQTTKLSGNDMSISEVGSWNLDIHHRYNFHEGILQKGDGSNIYLKQKPRIILTTMGDGHQRPLDCIDCDGDNGLKQRLLAPVALASAPDGSIYVGDFNLIRRIMTDGTVKTVVRLNVTRVSYRYHIAVSPLDGSLFISDPESHQILKVKNPNNFSDPDHNWEPAVGSGERCLPGDEAHCGDGALARDAKLAYPKGVAISSDNILYFADGTNIRMVDKDGLVSTLIGNHMHKSHWKPIPCEGTLNTGEVHLRWPTDLSINPLDNTLHIIDDHMVLKLTTDNRLKVIAGRPMHCPPVGRTGLNTDQELAIQTALVMPQSIAFAPNGNMYVAESDSQRTNRIRVISTEGKISRFAGTESKCNCLDRGCDCYEEDHYLAATAKFNTISSISVSPDGVVHVADQANYRIRSIMSRSPEATATREYEVYSPTTQELYVFNRFGQHITTRNILTGETSYQFTYNQFTSSGKLSSVTDAAGNKVFLLRDHAQQVNSIENTKGQKCRLRMSRMKLLTEVNTPDNYNITFDYYGPSGLLRSKLDSAGRGYVYTYDDFGRLIGAVTPTGKLIRLAFDLSVKGATVMVYNDDSQPITMLIKGTSVETKLGGSEEHTSITSEGDIVSETSWGNRVTIESVPYAVLMEANSVLVESYPVPGKLKTEIGSELANRFEWRYYLRGQSGGKLKPGEAKSVAQVGKKLRINGENIVSLEFDRDSGTVAAFIDEHIELINITYDIAGRPFRWGPRNKIYSEVELTYDRFSRLSVWRWGDLKEMYGYDRAGRLAEIRYADGKSTLYVFKDMFSSLPLKVTTPRGSDYLLQYDESGALQSLTTPRGHIHAFSIQTSLGFYKYQYHSPVSPHPYELRYDDNTNILAKIYPHQSGRVSYLYDQHGNIEIILAGLLSIHYTYQVNTNLVKNINVVEPGFELKHEIRYHLGMIKDERYLFSAKCGLHNTHLKYQTDGNARVTSIDVTIGNKELSQLKLKYNQNIGTLESISDLRIYKNTFNKTVIHDTAKQFFSISEYDNHGRLKSIMTNIKSMDVYRMELEYDVRNRISSQKITLGRTKIQNTMTYSADGHLFEVAGSSDWKYIYDENGNIIGVMDYGQKLTLGYDVGDRVVQVADVQLYSYDTRGFVSKRGETHLNYNDMGLLSDATESDRFSVSYYYDHKNRLLGIRNAGENVTQFLYTDPQRPNLVMAIHYPSTGRTFHYLYDDRNTLIAIDSPEQRFFVATDQNGSPLAVFDVSGNIIKEITRTPFGGLRKDSHPDLYIPIDFHGGILDPHTRLIYLDKKWYDPSVGQWITPDWERLSSRLSYPTDIFIYRFQNNDPISSSSAQNINYMTDLNSWLKLYGYDIGNMIGSSYTRTQLHQPSAKVSSPQLTPQFNVVSGLQCIVEKEMALFGEFGFIPEPLLKMETQTRNLLPRVAFQRSIFGEGVLVSRSNEGLALISVVDGDNSVVQDVVMSVFNGSYFLDLHFEQHDKDLFYFVKDNALKQNDDMEELKRLGGMFNVTTHETADGKELRLLSAEALISIRYGTDPQQERHRLLKHAHKRAVERAWESERSLVAAGSRGARAEWNAEEREELVNRGRVDGYEGVAIHDVSGHRPQLADDPGNVRFQKSPNRKKRNRRTHYKKTTKDE; via the exons ATGAGTAGGTTGAACGGTCGGCTGAAGGGTTCCGGACAGGGATCCAATGCCGGCACGATGGTACATCTTGCAGGAGACCATCAACACCCGATGGACTTAGACTTTGAACCATCCAATTGTGTCATAAGAACTGCTTCCGGGTCCGTTTACATACAGCCGG ACATGACGAAAAGTGTGTTGGACTACAAGAATACGTCATCATGCAGTAGTCCTTCTAAGActgatattcataaatcatcGGAAAG GTGCTCTTTAGGTTACGGTGTAGGCATGCCGGTACTACCAGTCAGGAATAACCTGAGACGACCAACGTCTTCTCATCATTTTTCATCCGCGTCCCGGTTCCAGTTCCAAAAAGGTTTCGCTTCCCGGTGTTCATGGAAGTGCACGTCAATAGTGTTAATAATTGTGTGCTTGTTGATGGCTGTTGCATTAACTTATATCACGT CATCAAACCTTTTGCGGTTATCGTACCAAGGTCCAGCATCGTGTTCGGTGCTGGTTGATGAGAATGGTGGAAACGGTGACTCACTGGCCATGCCGAAATCGCTGAACCACACGAAAACTTCGGAAAACACAGGTAGGTGGCGTCCACGAGACCTAGAATCCCGCGCACGTAGTAAACGTAGTTTGGAACGACAACGTCAAAATCACCGACCACTGGACTTGCTTGACGGCGGTGATGGTGACGTTGGAGCTAACGGTGATGGTACGGTAGTTGAGCATGATAACCCGGTAGAAGATAGTTTATCCTCTAGCACGCTTTACGCACGTACTAACAGAGCTTTGCCCCGACAAATGGACGACGCCATGATGGTGGTGAAGTCTTCGTCGTCCAAACGGCTACCTCCGACCCGTAAACATCGGAAACGGCAGGCTTCTGACATGATTGTGTACCGGAAGGATTCcgatgacgatgacgacggcAATATCATGGCTGGAAGCGTGGATATCGTGCCGTTGGATTCCGAACACCGCATTCGGGTAAATCTGACGATAGCATCTGACGATGACTCGGCTGGAAGTCCGATGTACGCCTTGTCCCTGTCGTTGCCCAGAGCCGATCAGGTTGAACCTGTAAGAGTCCCTGCTGCCGTCGCGAATCCGCCGAACTCTGTGCCGCCATTGCTACCATCGCCCGGCGCAGAGTGCGATTGTTTCTGTCCGTGTCTCGGTCAAgacgacgatgatgacgacGACGGAGATAGGATGGTCACGGCTAATATCGTATCGACAATTCCTTCGACATTCTCACCGATCGGTAACACGACGACCGATACGATTTGGACTACAGAGTATTCCACAACCGAATCTCCCGAACCGACTGTGGACGTAGTTTCATGTCCTCCTCCCGTTCTGCTGTTTTGTGACACAG GGTCAAAGTTATTCCCAGTCAGGACGGCACCACCCGACGGTACTACTTTTGCGCAGATAACATTAGGCGATAAAATTGACGGAGAAATACCGGCATTCGGCTACTGGAATGTCCAGTTTTATCATTCACGGGCTGCCTACGTACGGTTCAACTATGACTTTCCAAGAGGCGCCAGCATTGCCGTGTACGGGCGAAGGAACGCACTACCTACGCACACCCAGTACGAGATATTGGAGCTGCTCAATGGTTTTCAATCTCGACAGACCCGGTCCGCACAC CCAATCATCAAAAAGGAAGTTACTCATTATCTGGAACCCGGTCACTGGTTTGTATCGATGTATAATGACGATGGAGATTTAACTACGTTGACGTTCTCAGCATCAGTATCGCAAGACATGACGTTGAGCTGTCCTAATGGATGTAGTGGTAAAGGGGAATGCATGGTAGGCCATTGTCAGTGCAACCCTGGATTTAGCGGAGACGACTGCAGTGACA gCGTTTGTCCAGTATTATGCAGCCAAAGAGGCGAGTACATCAATGGTGAATGCCAGTGCAACCCTGGATGGAAAGGCAAAGAGTGTAATCTGAGACACGATGAATGTGAAGTGCCCGATTGCAATGGTCATGGTTATTGCACGAATGGTAAATGTATTTGTGCACTTGGATTCAAAGGGAAATTTTGTTCGGAAg TGGACTGCCCAAATCCAAATTGTAGTGGCCACGGGGTTTGTGTTGAGGGAACTTGTATTTGCAAAAAAGGTTGGAAGGGCGTGAACTGTGATGAAATGGATAAAGACGCCCTACAATGTCTGCCCGATTGCTCGGGACACGGGACGTTCGATTTAGAAGCACAGACATGTCAATGTGAACCCATGTGGTCTGGTGAAGATTGTTCtaaag aattGTGTGACCTGGACTGTGGTACACATGGACATTGTGTAGGTGATACTTGTGCCTGTCATTCTGGTTGGTCTGGTCAGtattgcaatttaaaactaTGTGATAACCGATGCAATGAGCACGGACAATGCAAAAATGGCACTTGTTTGTGCGTCACTGGTTGGAATGGCAAACATTGTACACTCGAAGGATGTCCAAATAGTTGTTCTGGACACGGACAGTGTCGGGTAAACAGCGACAACGTGTGGCAATGTAAATGTTCTGACGGATGGGATGGTTTGGATTGTAATACTCAATTAGAACGAGACTGTAACGATAATATCGATAATGACAAAg ATGGTCTTATGGACTGCGAAGATCCGGAATGTTGTTTAAACCATTTGTGCCGCAGTAGTCAGCACTGCGTGTCATCGCCAAAGCCCATTGACATACTCTTACGTAAACAACCTCCGGCAATAACTGCATCGTTTTTCGAACGAACAAAATTTTTAATCGAAGAAGGCAGTCTACAAAATTATGTTAGACCTGATACATTCAATGAAAG CATTTTCTGGAGTCACTTCAACACGAG cCGATCGGCTGTTATTCGTGGTCGAGTTGTTACGTCAACTGGAATGGGATTAATGGGTGTTCGGGTTAGCACGAACATTGCACCCGAAGGATTCACATTAACTCGTGAAGATGGTTGGTTTGATTTATTGGTAAATGGAGGAGGAGCTGTAACTTTGCAGTTTGGTAGAAGTCCGTTTAAAGCACAGACTCAAATTGTAAACGTTCCTTGGAATGAG ATCGTTATTATTGAGACAATAGTGATGTCACTGACGGAAGATAAAGGTATTCAGCTTAGCGGACAAGCTTGCAAAGCACACGATTATGACCTTATGAAACCCGTTGTATTAGCATCCTGGAAACACGGTTTTCAAGGATCTTGGTCTGATAAGAGTGCGGTTTTAGCTGAATCTCAg gTTGTACAAGAAAGCTTCCAAATTCCGGGAACAGGGTTAAACTTGGTTTATCATAGCTCCAGATCAGCTGGATATTTGTCTACAATACAATTACAACTCACACCCGAGACAATTCCATCAACTTTGAAATTGATTCACTTACGAATAACTATAGAAggaatactttttgaaaaaacattcgAGGCTGATcctgttataaaatatacgtacgCTTGGAACAGACTTAACGTTTATCGTCAAAACGTATATGGAGTCACAACAGCTTTGGTTAAGGTCGGATATGAATATACCGACTGTCGGAATATTGTTTGGGACGTTCAGACAACCAAACTGAGTGGAAATGATATGAGCATATCAGAAGTAGGATCTTGGAATCTAGATATTCATCATCGGTACAATTTTCACGAAGGCATACTGCAAAAGGGCGATGGAtcgaatatttatttgaaacaaaaGCCTAGGATTATTTTGACTACTATGGGTGATGGACATCAAAGGCCATTAGATTGTATAGACTGTGATGGCGATAATGGCTTAAAACAGAGACTTTTGGCTCCAGTCGCATTAGCTTCTGCCCCAGATGGCTCTATATATGTTGGTGATTTTAATCTGATTCGACGTATTATGACAGACGGCACAGTTAAAACCGTTGTCAGATTAAA tgttaCGAGGGTGTCATATCGGTATCATATCGCCGTTAGTCCTTTAGATGGATCATTGTTTATTTCTGATCCAGAGAGCCATCAAATTCTAAAAGTAAAGAACCCAAATAACTTTTCCGATCCAGATCATAACTGGGAACCAGCAGTTGGATCGGGCGAACGTTGTCTACCGGGAGATGAAGCGCATTGTGGAGATGGTGCATTAGCTAGAGATGCGAAATTAGCATACCCCAAAG gtgttGCTATATCTTCAgacaacattttatactttgccGATGGGACAAACATTCGGATGGTGGACAAAGATGGTTTAGTATCCACTTTGATTGGTAACCATATGCATAAATCACACTGGAAACCTATACCTTGTGAAGGGACTTTAAACACAGGCGAAGTGCATCTAAGGTGGCCAACCGATCTTAGTATCAACCCCTTGGATAATACTTTACACATTATCGACGACCACATGGTACTGAAGTTGACCACAGACAACAGGTTAAAAGTTATTGCCGGCCGTCCAATGCACTGCCCACCCGTTGGACGTACTGGTCTAAATACGGATCAGGAATTAGCTATACAAACGGCATTAGTTATGCCTCAGAGTATTGCTTTTGCACCTAATGGCAATATGTATGTCGCTGAATCGGATTCACAGAGAACAAATAGGATTAGAGTCATAA gtactGAAGGTAAGATTTCTCGTTTCGCCGGTACAGAGTCAAAATGTAATTGTTTGGACCGTGGGTGTGACTGCTATGAAGAAGACCATTATTTAGCAGCAACTgcaaagtttaatacaatttcgTCAATCTCTGTATCTCCCGATGGTGTAGTCCATGTAGCAGATCAAGCCAATTACAG aatAAGATCTATTATGTCGAGGTCCCCAGAAGCGACAGCTACACGCGAATACGAAGTTTACTCACCAACCACTCAAGAACTTTATGTTTTCAACCGTTTTGGTCAACATATCACAACTCGTAATATTCTTACTGGAGAGACTAGCTATCAATTCACTTATAATCAATTCACCAGTAGTGGAAAACTAAGTTCTGTTACTGATGCAGCTGGCAATAAAGTGTTCTTATTAAGAGATCATGCACAGCAAGTCAATTCAATCGAAAATACTAAAGGCCAAAAATGTAGACTACGCATGTCTCGTATGAAACTATTAACGGAGGTTAACACTcccgataattataatataacttttgatTATTACGGACCGTCTGGTTTATTACGATCAAAGTTAGATTCAGCTGGTAGGGGTTATGTGTACACATATGATGATTTTGGACGATTAATTGGTGCTGTTACGCCTACTGGAAAACTCATTAGATTGGCATTTGACTTGAGCGTAAAAGGAGCAACTGTAATGGTATACAACGATGATAGTCAACCAATAACAATGTTGATTAAGGGAACGTCTGTAGAAACCAAATTag gtGGTTCAGAGGAACATACATCAATAACTAGTGAAGGTGATATTGTATCGGAGACGTCTTGGGGAAATCGAGTGACAATAGAGTCAGTTCCTTATGCTGTACTGATGGAAGCAAACTCAGTATTAGTTGAGAGTTACCCTGTGCcaggaaaattaaaaactgaaataggATCTGAATTGGCCAATAGGTTTGAATGGAGATACTATTTAAGAGGACAATCAGGAGGCAAATTGAAACCTGGcgaag CTAAATCTGTTGCACAAGTGGGTAAAAAATTACGAATCAACGGTGAAAATATCGTATCTCTTGAGTTTGACCGAGATAGTGGTACCGTGGCAGCATTTATTGACGAACACAttgaactaataaatataacctaCGATATCGCTGGAAGACCGTTTAGATGGGGACCTAG gaacaaaatatattcagaagTGGAGTTGACATATGATCGTTTTAGTAGACTTAGTGTATGGCGTTGGGGCGACCTCAAAGAAATGTATGGTTATGATAGAGCCGGTCGATTAGCTGAAATTCGTTATGCGGATGGCAAATCTACGCTTTACGTTTTCAAAGATATGTTTAGTAGTTTG CCGTTGAAAGTGACTACCCCTAGAGGAAGtgattacctattacaatatgACGAATCTGGTGCTCTTCAGTCACTAACAACTCCTAGAGGACACATACACGCATTTTCAATACAAACTTCATTAGGTTTCTATAAGTACCAATACCATTCGCCAGTAAGCCCACACCCATATGAATTAAGATACGATGACAACACGAATATTTTGGCGAAAATTTATCCACATCAATCCGGCCGTGTATCTTACTTATACGACCAACATGGaaacattgaaataatattagctG gacTCTTATCCATACACTATACCTACCAAGTCAATacaaatttggtaaaaaatataaatgtagttGAACCTGGTTTTGAGTTAAAACATGAAATTCGTTATCATCTTGGTATGATCAAGGATGAACGTTATTTGTTTAGTGCAAAATGTGGATTACATAATACACATTTGAA ataccaAACAGATGGAAATGCACGCGTAACTTCTATTGATGTCACCATCGGTAACAAAGAACTTTCCcagttaaaactaaaatataatcaaaatattgggACACTAGAAAGCATAAGTGACTTGagaatttacaaaaatacatttaataaaactgtCATACATGATACCGCCAAACAATTCTTCTCTATATCTGAATATGACAATCATGGTCGTTTGAAGTCGATAATGACCAACATTAAGTCTATGGATGTGTATAG aATGGAATTAGAATATGACGTTAGAAATAGAATTTCGTCTCAAAAGATTACTTTGGGCAgaacaaaaatccaaaatactATGACTTACAGCGCTGATGGTCATTTGTTTGAAGTGGCTGGTAGTAGTGACTGGAAGTATATCTACGATGAAAATGGCAACATTATTGGTGTCATGGACTACGGTCAAAAATTGACTTTGGGTTATGATGTCGGTGATAGGGTGGTTCAG GTAGCTGACGTTCAACTGTATAGTTATGATACTCGTGGGTTTGTATCCAAACGAGGAGAAACTCACTTAAACTATAATGACATGGGATTACTCAGCGATGCTACTGAAAGTGACCGTTTTAGTGTTTCTTATTACTACGATCACAAAAATCGGTTATTAGGTATAAGGAACGCTGGCGAAAACGTAACTCAGTTCCTTTATACCGACCCTCAACGGCCTAATTTAGTAATGGCTATACACTACCCAAGTACAGGAAGAACTTTCCATTACTTGTATGACGATCGTAATACTTTGATTGCAATTGATTCACCTGAACAAag ATTCTTTGTTGCAACCGATCAAAACGGCTCTCCTTTGGCTGTTTTCGATGTTTCTGGAAACATAATTAAAGAGATCACAAGAACGCCATTTGGTGGGCTCAGAAAAGATAGCCATCCGGACTTATACATTCCAATTGACTTCCATGGTGGAATTTTGGACCCGCATACTAGGCTGATTTATCTCGATAAGAAGTGGTACGACCCTTCTGTTGGTCAATGGATCACACCTGACTGGGAACGATTATCGTCAAGACTTAGCTATCCCACAGACATCTTTATCTATAGATTCCAAAATAATGATCCTATCAGTTCAAGTAGTGCGCAAAATATTAACTACATGACAG ACTTGAACAGTTGGTTGAAACTTTATGGTTATGATATTGGAAACATGATCGGATCATCTTACACCAGAACTCAACTGCATCAACCAAGTGCAAAGGTGTCTTCTCCACAACTTACTCCTCAATTTAATGTCGTATCTGGACTTCAGTGCATTGTAGAAaag GAAATGGCACTGTTTGGCGAATTTGGATTCATTCCTGAGCCACTGTTGAAGATGGAAACCCAGACGAGAAACCTGTTGCCCAGAGTGGCATTCCAGAGATCCATATTTGGCGAGGGCGTGTTGGTATCTCGTAGTAACGAAGGTCTAGCGTTGATATCTGTAGTGGACGGTGACAACAGCGTCGTACAAGATGTCGTCATGTCTGTATTCAACGGGTCGTATTTCTTGGACTTACATTTCGAACAACACGACAAGGACCTTTTCTATTTCGTCAAG GACAACGCGTTGAAGCAGAACGATGACATGGAAGAGCTGAAACGGCTGGGTGGCATGTTCAATGTGACCACACACGAGACAGCAGATGGTAAGGAGCTGAGACTTTTGAGCGCTGAGGCGCTGATATCGATTCGGTACGGTACAGACCCGCAACAAGAGCGCCACCGGTTGCTCAAGCATGCGCATAAACGAGCGGTGGAGCGGGCATGGGAATCAGAGCGTTCGCTGGTGGCAGCCGGGTCAAGGGGTGCCAGGGCCGAGTGGAATGCCGAAGAGCGGGAGGAGCTGGTAAACCGTGGCCGGGTGGACGGTTACGAGGGAGTTGCCATACATGACGTCAGTGGCCACCGGCCGCAGCTAGCCGATGACCCAGGAAACGTTAGGTTCCAGAAGTCACCAAACAGGAAGAAGCGAAACAGACGAACGCATTACAAAAAGACCACCAAGGACGAATGA